One Sphingomonas limnosediminicola DNA segment encodes these proteins:
- a CDS encoding DUF3297 family protein: MAEKVSDTPPDRLSLDPRSEHFDESLLSRGVGIKFNGVEKTNVIEYSVSEGWIRVAAGRSRDRYGQPMTLKLNGKVEPYFEHPPEGQEAAASDE, encoded by the coding sequence ATGGCCGAAAAAGTATCAGACACGCCCCCCGATCGCCTCTCGCTCGACCCGCGCAGCGAGCATTTCGATGAGTCGCTGCTCAGCCGCGGCGTCGGCATCAAGTTCAATGGCGTCGAAAAGACCAACGTCATCGAATATTCGGTGTCGGAAGGCTGGATTCGCGTTGCGGCCGGCCGCAGCAGGGATCGCTACGGCCAGCCGATGACGCTGAAGCTCAACGGCAAGGTCGAGCCCTATTTCGAGCATCCGCCCGAAGGTCAGGAAGCAGCAGCGTCCGACGAATAG